CAACTCATCGAATCGAActcaaataaagaataaataaaaaaattcaaattcaagtaCTTTCAATCGAATCGAACTCGACAAATCAAAGGCTTGTCGCGAAGTAGAGTGAGTTAGAAATGGGCTTTCAGTACATCAATGGGCCTTTATTAGAAACTTACGGGCTTTTAGTGCGCACTGTCTCTCTAACCGTCATGATTCATGAGTGTAGAATAATTACCTAACAGAAATCTAATCTTTCCTTTGACttcaagaaaaattaattacttCTCCATAGTCCATCCCGCCAACTTGCTGGGTGATAAGTTCACATCTTTAAATtgagtaaaattatttaaataaaatgttatagtGTGTAGATTAAACTCTCTCTTTAGGACTGTTTAGATTTTGAGATAATAAATtcagataatttataaatagtaatgaaatttttaaattgaaatttgtaaataataataaaatctcttaagagtaatgctacttgttatctatttttttattattttataatatgatattaaatttttaaaaagaatcaattatttaatgtcactttatgaaataatgaaaagataataaaaaaataaatgatgaattaaaTGCACATTCTCTGTAGTACTGACAACGTTGAAAAAAAGTATAGGAGAAATAAAGCACAAAAGGATAAAACAACTTTGCTTTTTAATTGTATCGCTTAATTTGACTgcttgataaatttatttattttttttaataattaaaaaagtgattttaaatatattaagatattttgttattttttttaaatatttaaatacattaaaaaaaaaaaaaaaaacaggcgGTAAACGTGAACGGGAGTCGGGACTGTGGGCGGCAGACTAGCCGGACTCAAAGCACAAAAATCAGTCAAAGTCATtgaaaagcaataaaaaaagcTAAACAAAGGCCCCCACGAATAGACGCCTCGTCACTCCGCACCCTCCCTCTAGTCTGCTTCCTTAACCTTATCCACTTCCCTCCCTTATCACCTGCATTTCTTTTCCTTGTACTCCTTCTCTCCTGCTATTTCTGATTGTACTCCTAGCCCAAATTACCCTCTAAACTCATCCAAAGTCCTTTTAAGTCCCCAACGAACAACACTTGAAAATGAGAGCTTGTATGGATTCTTTGAGTTCTCGACTGCACTGAATACAATCCCTCACCTCTTACTACCTTCAAAGTTCAAAGCTCTTCCCCCTCTTCTCTACCATTCTTCCAAGTCACAGTTTCTCTCTCCTGAGTTATCTTCTTcagtttttgtttctgcatttgtCTCTTCCCAATGGCTTCCGCTCTCACTTCTTTCCGGCCGGCAGTGGTCCGGGCCTCCGCTTCTTTCTCTAACAAACCCGACCCGAATGTCCGGAAACCCGCATCGGCCAACTGGTGGGCCCCGCTCTTCGGCTGGTCCTCCGATGCGGACTACATAGACCCCACCGCCGGGGGTCCTTCAACTAACGAGACAGGTGTCTCGGACATGGAATCCGGCCAGCTTAGGTCCAGATTTGCGCTGGGGTGCTTCACGGAAGAAAAGGCGAAGCAGCTTCGGAGGAAGACCATGGAAAGCTCGGCGTTCCACGATATAATGTACCACTCGTCAATCGCGTCCCGGCTCGCCTCCGACATTTCTGAATCGTCCGAGAAGTAGTAGGTATCGGTGAAGATCCGGtaagtcccccccccccccccccccccaccgcACGGTTCGGGTTATGAGGTCCTAGTCGTCAAGGTGCATGTTATTTGCCATATTTGGCTTGCAATTTGTCGAAATGataagaaggggaaaaaaaaggaactatttttatttttgcttgttggaaatattattttttggatgttGTGAGGAGGACAATGTACTATTTTGCAGCATACTTTGGATTTTGGGACATTGGATCTTTTATTggcaactttatttttttcctctctgtTTGCTTAAGTAATTAGTGGATTAAGAAAttagtaagagagagagagagagaaatctgATTAAACCATATCAGATTGAAGTTGAAAGTTGATGATCTGATTGGTTTTAGTCCGGACATGGTGTGCTTCATGAATCTGTAATCAAGTTAGTAAATTCTACATCATGTTAAACCCTGCCTTCAACTTTCACAGTTCTGAAGTATTAttgatctttttctttgtaCCACTGTCAAAAAGagagggaaggggaagggagGGGAGCCCCAAAGAATTCATTTTGGTATGAAGAATAAGAAAACCACGTTACTGACGGGATGTTAATGCTGAAGCCTAAGGTTACACCTTTTTTTGATTTTCAAAAATAGATTAATCAGAATGCCTGCATGCGGAGAACTGGAGATGGGTTGGGTTCATGGTTTAGATCTGGTCCCAAAATGTAAAAGCGCTCAAACCGATGTACCTTTAGATATTAAACTTTGGATGAGATCAGGCATATAATAAGGTTTTGAAACCAAAGGAGAGAACACATGATAAGGTTTTGAAAACAGGCCCACACAGAGGATAACGTTTTAATTTAAACTATGGTTATGTTTAGGCAGACCATTGTTTGGAATAGGTTATCCTGTGGGCTTTCTAGAGTGCATGGTTATGCTTTATTCCTTTGAACCGACACAGTCAATGTTTTATGTGTGAGTTGATAATGATGCCCAAACGTATGGACTTGGGTCCCCTGGTCCATTTGCGAGCCATCTCCTAAAACCATGCGGCACTgctttgataaaagaaaaattctattatcaaaTTGGTATGtagaatatatttaataaaatatttatatgacataatttaatttgaaagataaattttaaattttaaattttataaattaaattttaccatttCATTATATGCTATAAATATTGGTTCATAAGCCTAGAATAAGTCTTGATAAATTGCTTTGGAGTAGATGTTCTATTAATGGTGTAATTAGCAAGGATAGAAGCTACTCGAGCTGAACAACCTTGAATTATATGTGTATCAACCTGACATATGCACTCTGCCTTCTTGAAGCAAGACTCTCTACCAACAAATGAGTGCTGAGTGCTTTCATTGTTACATAATTCTCATTGAGGGTTGGAGCCCTTCATCATCTCGCGTAGTGCTTTAAATTTGAGCCATATTATGTGTTGTTGTGTTTTGTGGGCTTGGTCAACTTCACGCCCTTGGTATACAAGCGATCGCATGCACAGTAACTACAGGGGAGGGGGGGACCTCaagcaatattttgaatatcgtaccggaagtcgtaccggtcaaggcactagaacgaaatatttcggtacctgtaccgtttcgtgtaccgtttcgatatagtcgatatatgaataaattatatatatatataaattaaattctaaaataatagtctatatatgaataaattatatataaacacatatatatatataaattataaatagtctagtttgaattgagggttaaaaaataagcttgtagattaaaaaaattaaaaaaaataaaaattgaaggccgaaatataggcctatacaggccgaaattgagatCGAAACGATCGGTTCCGGCTGGTATTTAGGCCAGTACGAAACATATAGAATACCTGTACTGGCCCAGCGGCCGGTACGGAAAATTTCAGTCGTACCGACCGGTACggtacaaaattcaaaacactgACCTCAGGATCCGTTGATCCTCCGATATTTAAGTTAGTATGgtgaaaaagaagatgataaacAGTAATGAAGATGAAAGTGAGGTGATAGTGATAGATTGACTGATTACCTTGTCCCTTGCTGGTAGTGTCCTATTTATAGTTACCGATCAGGTCTCCACCATAGTGGAGTGTTGCATAGCAAGGGATAATACGTGTGCGCTGTTGATTCACTGAGCTGCTCCTGTGCCATCTCCTTGTCGAGCCGTGAAGGGCTCAGACTTGCTGTGCGTTGTTCGGGCATTGGGTCGCATTGAATGCGGTATGTCTTCTGCTCTgggccgcattgaatgcggcatggTTTTTGCCCTGGGCCGCATTAAATGTGGCATGTTTTATGTCCTGGGTCCCTTCCATTTGATGATGTATGCCATGTCCCTTCATTCTCAAGCCTTGCCTTTGTCCTCTATCCCGTCAGCCTGGCCTGACCTGGGTCTCTCTCCTGCCCGAGCCCTTATCCAGATTGTTTGTTTGACTCAGTCCATGTGATATGGCTGGGCCTTGCCTCTAGCCCAGTTCGACTCAGACCACATATCTGGGTTGTGATCTGGGCCCATCATTTGGCCCAGTATAAGGAATTTTCTCCCTTCACATTACACATCAGAACTTCTCatcatatttacatatatacatacacacacacacacacatatatatatatatatatatatatttatggttCTCAAATGGGACAGCCATTTCAATGGATCTCCTTAGGACCTTGACCATTGATCATTAGGTCCCTCATGTAGGTATAGCTTTGATCATTCTGGACAGTAATGGAACAAACTGGCAGATCGAGTTGCTCAAGTTCAAAACAATGTTCATCACGCACAGTAGCTTCAACAAGCTGCATCTGATTTCAGCGCACTCAACCACACGTGCATCCATGTTGACTGTTCCCAAATACCGACACGTACATATGATCTAGCTGCAATTGATTCCAAAGCTAGCTTTGCCCTCTTCCCATTTCCAATATTCAATGACTCATGGCTCTTCATAAACAATAGAATGATTGCCGACCAAAAGGAAcagaagcaaaaagaaaatgataaaataccCCATTTTGCATGGCTGGTTAACCATGCCAAGGATTTGAAGGCAACACTCAATCAAAAGCTCCCTAGCACGCACATGGGTTACCCATTATAAGATCACTCATCAAGCTGGTCCttgatcactttttttttaaaacaattctttgtttggattttgCAGATTTTGATTCTGATGTTCTTGTGTTGATCAGCAGGAACCCTTGTGTATTGATCAGAAAACCGGATCTTGGACCTCCCCCAATCACGTTGTCAGAAGAAGATCCAAATTAAACAAAGCATCAAATTATTAAAGCCATGTGCACTGTGCTGTGGATTCTACAAATTCAATGTCATTTTGACAAAGAGACATATTTTTGCATTCACTACTTATGAGTTAAACTAAGGTCGAAGATATATTTTTGTCGCAATAAGATTGACAAAGAGACATAAATGAGAGTAGCACGTATTTTTTAAATGGACAAAGCTGCCCTCCAGCCGACAGCTCGCCTAAATTTCCATGTGGTCTTGAATTACAATAACTAGTCCTCAACCTTCCCCAGAAAAAGGCAGAAATGATGAATTCTCTCCACCTCTAAAAGGATAGTTCCAGTGGCATCCATGTGGTTTCTCTCCAAATTCAGGGGCTTTAGCATGGAATGTGACCCATAAAACCCCGTCCTCATCTCCCTCTTCTGACATCGacacaaatctctctctctctctaccatgAGGCACAGGCTCAGCGTGCTGTTAGTGTTGCTTTGTGCCACCTTGCATACCGTCTCTTCCGTCATTGACGGTAAGCTTGCTTACTGATCTTTCCTGTTACAGAGATGGGTTATGCATATCTATTATCTAAGTGGTGGTTTATTATTGAGAGTATGCTGGAACATGTTGTGATCAGTGGCATTTCACTTCTGCGACTTCTTTTCTTATAGCATAAATCTTGTCGCTGCGAAAGACGTTTTCGTCTCGATCAAATGATCTCCAGCTACATTGAAGCTAGCTTACATAATCTGAAATATATACGTTGCACATTTTCTAGTTCTTGTAAAGTTATAAAAAGGTAGCTTTAGGGGCATATATATTAGGTTCTCTACTCGTCAAGATCTTGTTTTCATTCGAAAGTGCCCGAAGATTCTTATGGTTTTTGGTCATTAATCAGCTTCCACGTCTAATGATCTCTTGGACTCTTGAATATTAGACGACCCTTAAACAGAAAACTCAGAGGGTCGAATCATTTCTAGTCTCTGTAGAAATGATGCTCAGTACTTTTTTATCCAAGTAGATTTCACAACTAGAAAAGAAGtagataaattattatatgagcCTCACTGCATTTACAACattgattataataaaattgatctgtctatctctctaaaaaataataataataataatatttgtgaCCCCAATTCTGCATGTATATGTAAAGCAACCCCTTTATGAAGGACGACGGCATTTTCTTCTCCAGTAGCTAATTGCTAGAATGTccctaattaattttatttctctcaTATTTACTAGGATTCCAGTTTCATGACTCTTTTCCAAAGATACTCAACTGGACATATTTTGTAGACTTATATGCACGTAAAGAGTAATTCTGGACATAATAATaaaacccatatatatatatatatatatttaatgattcATCTCCGAAAAAAACTTCCAAAGTTTTTGGAAATCTTGATcgtatttattttaatgctaTACTCATGTTGCTAtacattaattactattcacctctacactaaatatatatatatatattttttatatgttagaCTCATCAccttcaacctctctctctccaattaatctctctctcatcgtgcTTCTTTCGAACCAGATGGAGATGTAGGGTTTGGGACAAGAATCAGTTCACATGTTAGTGAACTTAGTTTGCCACATAAGATATAGGATGtagaattgtaaataataattaataaaaagatttattatttagtaattagtattataattttttttttctttttctcactgAATGATCGAACTTTGAACCGAGCTGGAAATTAGGGAAATGAGGCCCAACAGATCCGTTGCATGCAAATTTGCATCCACGTGAAAACCTGATCAGATTGCGCTGTCCGGAATCCTAATTGGCAACTGGCATCTCGACTTTTAGAGATCTAcattttaatatccaaaataGTACcattgaaataattaatatattaatttcatgGAGTCcgacaacaaaaaaatattatatttggcACAGCTAGCACATCATGTGTTGGACTGCAACCCGGCCACTCTGGAAATTGGGCACATTAAATATCCCGCCACTCTACTCTTCTCTGGATATTAGATCATTCCTAAGATTGACTGAAATCACTTTTTAGCCCTTCaaattttaacctaatatatatagacttcCTAGTCCCTACCTGTAATTCTTCCCTGTTTTCTACATAAAAAGACTGACACGTAATTAATTTTTGATTTTTCAGGTTTATTGCCAAATGGCAACTTCGAATATGGGCCAAGGGCATCACATCTGAAAGGCACTTTAGTGACGAACCACCGTGGCATTCCCTTTTGGGAAATATCAGGCAACGTGGAGTACATAAAATCAGGGCAGAAACAAGGTGACATGTTGCTAATAGTCCCCGAGGGTGACCATGCTGTGAGGCTCGGCAATGAGGCTTCCATTAAGCAAAGTGTGAGAGTGATTAAAGGCATGTTTTACTCTTTGACATTCAACGCAGCTCGAACGTGCGCGCAGGAGGAGCGCCTCAACGTGTCCGTGAATCCCACCATCGAGAAAAACGACTGGGGAATGTTGCCGATGCAGACCATGTACAGTAGCAACGGCTGGGATTCCTATGCATGGGGTTTCCAAGCGGACAACCCCAACTGGAGATTGCGATCCACAACCCAGGTGTAGAGGAGGATCCGGCTTGTGGCCCACTTATCGATTCGGTTGCATTAAAGCTTCTCTACCCTTCTAAACGTACCAAAggtaaatgaaaattaaattttttacgaATCAAattgtagaatttttttttaatgattcaTCATAATAAAACGGGTTTTGTCTTTCGGCCCGAATACAGGATTGGATAATTAGATGGTGGCCTAAATTCTTAATCTTATATTAATGCAGAGCATTAATTATGTGCCGATAATTTCAATCCTCTTAGGTATATTCCACGTGATCATTAATATGTTTGTCTTGCACATTGCAGCCAACATACTGAAAAATGGAAATTTTGAAGAGGGCCCATACGTGTTTCCCAAAACATCATCGGGGGTCTTAATCCCACCCAACATAGAGGACGATCATAGCCCTTTACCGGGCTGGATAATTGAGTCCCTCAAGGCTGTCAAGTACATAGATTCAGATCACTTTGCCGTTCCTGAGGGAAAGAGAGCGGTTGAACTCGTGGCCGGAAAAGAAAGCGCCCTTGCACAAGTGGTGTACACAAAGCCTGGAAAAGTTTACGTCCTGACATTTGCGGTAGGTGATGCTAGCAATTCATGCGAAGGTCCTATGGAGGTAGAGGCATTTGCGGGCAAGGAAACTGTCAAGGTTTCGTATGAATCTAAGGGCAAAGGAGGGCTCAAGCGCGGCACGCTTAGATTCACGGCCGTGTCGACACGCACACGCATCATGTTCTTGAGCTCTTTTTACACCATGAAAAATGACAAGTCAGGCTCTTTATGTGGACCAGTACTAGATGATGTGAAGTTGCTTAGTGTTCGGCAGCCACGAAGTGCTTGATCGCATTGCATGCTTTTTATGCAAAAGGCATTAATTTGTGCTTGAGATCAATGATCCATTTATCTTATTATACACCATAGATTTCCATAGGAGAAAGGAAGAGGCCGGTTGGATGTGAATTTTGGAATGACGTTCGGTTTGTGTACTAAATATTATTCTCTATCATCAAGTAAATAAGGCGTTCTTGGATTAGAAGATTTGGTTTTGAAAAGCTCCATCCGTCACTTTGTTGgtaataatattttctctccTTCCTTTCCTAATTAATTTGCAAGTTAGCCTCAACATTCCAGACCATAACAATgatcataaaaagaaattgaaacacTCAAAAGGAAAACTTAGAGATTACTCGTTTTGTTTCTCCAAAAAGTTTTGGGCGGAGGAAAGAAGTGAGCAAAGTGAGTAGGGGTTATCAAATCCAAggataaatatatcaataatacTTAATATTTGAATCACAAACAATATAGTCCATGAAGAGTGGCCGGGATGCAATGAGCCTAGTGGCCTTTTTTGTGTGTTGTAATATCTATCATATCCGTCTTGGTCTggtgtacaatttttttttttttttttttccttaattggGTATTCAATTAGAAAAACCGAGGGCAAATATGTGTTGTTCATGCACttcaatattttgtaataattatatacaaatggcatctctatcatttttttaaaattaaaattatcatctcCCATTTCTAGCACTAAGAAATTATGTTAGTCacacaaagatattataaaaaataaaaaatatatatataaattaatatagttaaaTTTGACACgtccaatttattttatagtaaaaagaATGTTACAATATGATGTACTAGAGTAAAGTGacgttaatttgtaattttattaagaTCAATGGATTAAACAAATCTTAAATTTGAGAAGTACTGCTagatttataaaagatttttataaaaataaatttataaactgtaaaatagatatgatgtatcacaataaattaaattttactatttaagttACTCTATTATCAAATTTGTGTGTAGAACATACAATTCATGTCACTTAAATCATAAGATTTAATTGaggttataaataaaatttggatAATACTTTATCCACTGACAAAAGCCATTATGGTGGTTACctattgcttttattttttttatttaataataaaaaatatattttttaatgatattataaattttttttattaaaaatatttaaagagtatttaaaaaaaaagttcgttATCGGTGAGTGAGactcataaaatttttcttctttacgGGTAAGAAAAAATCCTACTCTCTCGCACGTGCGAGTACATATCCACGTGTCAAGGTCAGCGCATGCGCAGCCCCTCACACCCCCTTCGCGGCTTCGCCGTGTTTCTCATTTAGAGACGAGAGAGGCACAGACAGCTGTGAGTCGGGGGGCGTGACCTGAGAACTCAAAACTCCGAACAGAGCCTAACGCAGTCTCACCAGCATGTGGCGGAGACTTCTTTCTTCCCACCTAAAAACCCTTGCCACTTCCACCGCCTCCGCCTCGGCCCGATCCACTGCGTTACCCGCCCGAGCCATCATTTCTCCATCCGCCTCCCACTTCAGTCTCCGCTGCTTCAGTGTCGACTCCGGTACTCACTGAACCCTAATCTCCCCCACTCAGATCCACTTACATATCTATGTGTGTATGTAGCCgtgtatatttttctttgatgtgaatttgtttggttttggtAGCGGAGGGTGCTGTGAAGAAGAAAGTTGAAGATGTAATGCCGATAGCGACCGGGCACGAGCGTGAGGAGCTTGAAGCTGAGCTTCAGGTGTTAATTACTTTGAATTAATCCAATCATTTGATTATGTAGGCAAAATCAATGTATTTCACGATCTGTTTGGTTGCTAAGAAAattagagggaaagaaataaaaaactcacATACTGCTAAATGAATTTTTATATCAGGCTCAAGGAACAGGTTTCTTGATTTTATTTACTAGACGtttatatttattgaattttgatatcGCTTAAATGCTTGTTATATTCTTGGCTTTTGAGAAGATTCTGAGTTCGATCGGTTTCGTTTGTGTAGGGAAGGAAAGTTCTTGATATTGACCATCCAGTTGGTCCTTTCGGCACAAAggttagttttaattttttttttgacaattttGTTTTACATGCTTAAGTTGATTTGCATTaccttcttttaattttaatataattggtaATTTCATCCCTAGTGTTCCTATAAGCAGTTCTTGTATCTCTTAACTTATTCagtatttatataaacattACCATCTTACTATCTCCGGTAACTTTTGTTCAATGATGGtccttttaatttgtttgttatgttaatatataattggtAATTTCATTACCATCCTACTATATAGAAGCAATTAATCTTTCTAAATGGTGTTACTGGTTCGTTACCATCTAGAAGCAACCGGTTATGTTATATAACCATCCTACCATATAGAAGCAATTCATTCTGTTTGTTATGTTAACATAATTGGTAAttccttttctcctttttctctgCGGTACAGATGTGACAGATCTTTTTTCCCCTGCAAGAACATCTTACATGTACCACTTCACATTATAAATCAATAAATTAGAGCTCTTGAGTTGACATTAGTTGTTAAGGCATAGATTTTAGTATCACTAGATAATCATGGCTAGATGTTACTCTTGTATGTGTTCCGTGTACTTGTTCTATGCCTattattctcatcaataaaattcttgttttacccaaaaaaaaaaaaatattattatttgaatatatatgatgcagACAAACACtttcataaatttataatcttgcAAGGCAAGAATTATTGGCTTAATTATGTAAGTATATGGCCAACTTTATTGGAGATTTCTTGGTTTGCTTTGTTGcctttttttaagtattttccttCTTAGCTTTAATATATCAAGTAATTACATTTTTCCTGatgtaaataagtaaatttcAATCTTGATgcttctttctttgaagaagtaGGTAtctattatgaaaaatgttataccACCCTGGGGAACCTTTGGGGAACTGTTGCCCACGTGGAGATGAAACGTCCTGTTTCATTTGATGACTCAAAACGCACGCACCGGGCTTCTCCACAAAGCCAACCCCTCCCCTTCCCTTTGTCTTCTCCACTCCAGCACAcctctccttctctttctctcgctCTTTCTGCCAAACCTAAGAAGCCATAGAGATCCCGGAAAAGCTTCTCAGGTACAAGTTCCCCATTATCTtcgctctcactctctctcacaccaCCGTCTCCATCGTCCTCATAGCACCCAGTTTCGTCACCATCTTGGCTTACTTCTGgcccctctttctctccaccGCACTCTTCCTCTTCACCGTGATCTTCTTCAACTGGACTTCCGTAAAGGGCACTGATGTCCGTAAAGGGCACCAACGTCCACGGCGACGACAAGGCCGGAAAGGGACTCCTCGACTACGTCGCCGGGCAACTTGAACATCCGGTTGAGAGCTTCAAGTCCGAGTAGTAGCACGAAACAATAGAGCTCTTTCGttctccaaaactcacaaagCGGACAACAGCTTGTACCCAAAAAGTAGAGAAGAAATTCGcgaatggaagaaaaaaaagaggaataaaaatctagaaaaattcATGGCGTTTTTGGCATCAAGTGGGATCCTCGTCGAAGCACAAGTGGTTGAGGTACCACATGGGATtggaagaggaaggaggaggagaatggTCAGCTTCTTCCTTTCAATCTAAATGCTCTGCAGTTGAAATGGGATTGGGCATTTTTCAGTCAGGTGGTCTTCTTCCTTTCACTTGAAATGCTATGCAGAAATGGGTTTGGGTGGCAAAAATACGACGTTTCCCCCCATTTCCTGTCACTTACGAGGCCATGATTGATTTCTGGACGCCAACATTCAAAGGAGCTTTCAGATAGAGCAACAAGAAATGGTCAAATTTCAGTGCCCTATTCTCTGTAATTAACGAGTATATATCAGATGAAAACCCAAGCCAACTTGGGAGTAATATGGTCAAAGAAAGAGATCGAACAGAAAGACAAAGAAAGCCCACGTTATCGTACTAGTAAGAGTTGGcaaagaaattcaagaaatggtgaaagggagaaaaaaggaaatgactTTCCAAAGGACGGCCATTGTTGGCCAGTtataggaaaaatgatattgcAGGTGTGGCCAATATTGGAAATAACGCTCCAAAGGACAGCCATTGCTGGGAAGATACAGGCAAAATGATGCTGGATGTGGCCAATACTTTATCTTCCAGACCCGAGACCCCTTTCTTCCCCTTtcctctgttttgttttttattttttaatatatttactgACATGGCAAGTGCCGATTCTCCTACGGTTGCAACTGCCGGTTGTCTGTAGAAGAACTGATATATTATTGAAACACACAATAAGTTGATAAAACTCCATGTAAATGGGATGTAGAATGAAACGCTTTTTCTTGTATTGAAGtttgatatatttatgatttCAACTTTTAAGTCCCAAGTCCTATGGGACTTTCTACAGATATGATCAATCTTTATGGGGCAACAAAAGGAAcccttatttttatatacaaccCACTCTTTTTTCTGATGTGGATTGAGACTACTAATTTAATGTCTCTCTGAAGCTGTTATTATAATGCCTTTCTTGTGaggcatattttctttttctagttgaTGTCTTTTCTgcaatttatctttttatcttcAGTATTCAATTCAACCAAAGGTGTGGATACACTGGATAAGCTATGCTGGGCTCCTTCAAAGCGTGGAGTGTTTGAACTGagatgtaacatatatatatattttttttaataagtaaaaaatattatatatatcaaaaggagaaaccaagtacactaaatgtatacaagaaaataccttgtccaaaatgacccaaaaagcccctaatgacccaaaaaatccaaaaaataccaaacccgaccccaaccccaaccccaaccccaacccttTGTTTCctgtagaactaaaactctacatGAACACCCAATCCCAACCCCTTGATTTCCcatcttcacaatgccctccctttagactttcctctagttgagctaccaccct
Above is a genomic segment from Juglans microcarpa x Juglans regia isolate MS1-56 chromosome 1D, Jm3101_v1.0, whole genome shotgun sequence containing:
- the LOC121261839 gene encoding uncharacterized protein LOC121261839, which encodes MASALTSFRPAVVRASASFSNKPDPNVRKPASANWWAPLFGWSSDADYIDPTAGGPSTNETGVSDMESGQLRSRFALGCFTEEKAKQLRRKTMESSAFHDIMYHSSIASRLASDISESSEK
- the LOC121261461 gene encoding cytochrome c oxidase subunit 5b-1, mitochondrial-like, with protein sequence MWRRLLSSHLKTLATSTASASARSTALPARAIISPSASHFSLRCFSVDSAEGAVKKKVEDVMPIATGHEREELEAELQGRKVLDIDHPVGPFGTKEAPSIIKSYYDKRIVGCPGGEGEDEHDVVWFWLEKGKPHECPVCSQYFELEVVGPGGPPDGHGDDDHHH